A genomic region of Friedmanniella luteola contains the following coding sequences:
- a CDS encoding M1 family metallopeptidase: MGRPRVRLLAAAGLVLVGLIAPGTPAGADPTTAVVGSPSGGDPYFPAAGNGGYQVRHYDLSLRYTPASRSLTGRARIEVTTRREDLRSFSLDLRDLTVSSVRVDGRPADFRQEGPELVVTPGHVLRARQRFTVDVRYGGTTGQPTDATGALYGWVSHPDGAFVANEPDGASTWFPVNDAPYDKATYAFRIRVPEGTVAVANGDLLGTRTRAGWTTSRWSAEEPMASYLAMAASGNYVLTASRTADGLPIVNAVDADLSPTDQAETAEVLARQPEMIAYFAGLFGPYPFGSFGAVVDDDEDADYALENQTRPIYSGPPSEGTVAHELAHQWYGDSVTPERWRDIWLNEGFATYAEWLWTEHRGGASVQEQFDTAYARPATSAFWQVEVGDPGAARLFDAAIYDRGAMALQALRTRVGDDAFFRVLRAWAQRHRYGVVSTDDLVRVAERVSGQPLDDLFTTWLHAPGKPSRP, from the coding sequence ATGGGACGCCCCCGGGTCCGACTGCTCGCCGCCGCAGGTCTCGTGCTGGTCGGCCTGATCGCGCCAGGCACGCCCGCCGGTGCCGATCCGACCACGGCTGTGGTGGGCAGCCCTTCCGGCGGCGATCCCTACTTCCCGGCGGCCGGCAACGGTGGCTACCAGGTCCGGCACTACGACCTCAGCCTCCGGTACACGCCCGCGAGCCGGTCGCTGACCGGTCGCGCCCGCATCGAGGTCACGACCCGGCGGGAGGACCTGCGGAGCTTCAGCCTGGACCTGCGCGACCTGACCGTGTCCTCGGTCCGCGTCGACGGTCGGCCGGCCGACTTCCGGCAGGAGGGCCCCGAGCTCGTCGTGACGCCGGGACACGTCCTGCGGGCGCGGCAGCGGTTCACCGTCGACGTGCGCTACGGGGGGACCACCGGCCAGCCGACCGATGCGACCGGCGCCCTGTACGGGTGGGTGTCCCACCCGGACGGCGCGTTCGTGGCGAACGAACCCGACGGCGCGTCGACCTGGTTCCCCGTCAACGACGCGCCGTACGACAAGGCCACCTACGCCTTCCGGATCCGCGTGCCGGAGGGCACGGTGGCCGTCGCCAACGGGGACCTGCTCGGTACCCGGACCCGCGCGGGTTGGACGACGTCCCGGTGGTCGGCCGAGGAGCCCATGGCCAGCTACCTCGCCATGGCGGCGAGCGGGAACTACGTGCTGACCGCCAGCAGGACCGCCGACGGGCTGCCCATCGTCAACGCCGTCGACGCGGACCTGTCGCCGACGGACCAGGCCGAGACGGCTGAGGTCCTGGCCCGGCAACCGGAGATGATCGCGTACTTCGCCGGCTTGTTCGGGCCGTACCCGTTCGGCTCGTTCGGGGCGGTGGTCGACGACGACGAGGACGCGGACTACGCCCTCGAGAACCAGACCCGGCCCATCTACTCCGGTCCCCCCTCGGAGGGCACGGTCGCCCACGAGCTCGCCCACCAGTGGTACGGCGACAGCGTCACGCCGGAGCGCTGGCGCGACATCTGGCTCAACGAGGGGTTCGCCACCTACGCCGAGTGGCTCTGGACCGAGCACCGCGGTGGCGCCTCGGTCCAGGAGCAGTTCGACACCGCCTACGCCCGACCCGCGACGAGCGCGTTCTGGCAGGTGGAGGTCGGCGACCCGGGGGCAGCGCGGCTGTTCGACGCCGCCATCTACGACCGGGGCGCGATGGCGCTGCAGGCCCTCCGCACCCGGGTCGGCGACGACGCGTTCTTCCGCGTCCTGCGCGCCTGGGCCCAGCGCCACCGGTACGGCGTCGTGTCCACCGACGACCTGGTCCGGGTGGCCGAACGCGTGTCCGGTCAGCCGCTCGACGACCTCTTCACCACCTGGCTCCACGCACCGGGCAAGCCCAGCCGCCCCTGA